In Acidimicrobiales bacterium, the following are encoded in one genomic region:
- a CDS encoding DUF5666 domain-containing protein: MTDNPPPSGEPPRPEHDPAAVPPAGATPPDTGPLPDAAPPTATPPPAAPPDGLGPAYRAAAPGGTAPVAAAEAPAPPAPSTAKSWIIAGVVTAVVVIGVVLGVTLSGSKSKSKTAPAATYSQDGGQTQSRFGPAGARGAVGKITAINGQTLTVKDSAPGSSASTTKVKTTSKTKFTQSVTGKITDIKVGDHVTATGDDSNGGVAATRVVDNGTTQTPDFRARRQNNQSNQNGQSNQAGPQGQGGQFTGPPNGSNGQAGPAMTFTTGTVTSVDGTKIVIKDAKGQSKTITTSSSTTFTVVRTAKLSDLKVGDTVIATGTRSGSTVTATTVREGDAGFGGPRFQFQGGQAPGSQGSGSQSSGTQGSGTQGTGG; this comes from the coding sequence ATGACCGACAACCCGCCCCCTTCCGGCGAGCCGCCGCGGCCCGAGCACGATCCTGCGGCTGTGCCACCGGCCGGCGCAACGCCGCCGGACACCGGCCCGCTCCCCGATGCTGCGCCACCCACCGCGACCCCGCCGCCTGCGGCGCCGCCCGACGGCCTGGGGCCCGCGTACCGCGCCGCGGCGCCGGGCGGCACCGCGCCGGTCGCGGCAGCTGAGGCGCCGGCGCCGCCCGCGCCGTCGACGGCGAAGTCGTGGATCATCGCCGGCGTCGTCACCGCCGTGGTCGTGATCGGCGTGGTGCTCGGCGTCACGTTGAGCGGCTCCAAGTCGAAGTCGAAGACGGCGCCGGCCGCCACGTACAGCCAAGACGGCGGCCAGACCCAGTCGAGGTTCGGCCCGGCCGGCGCTCGCGGGGCAGTCGGCAAGATCACCGCGATCAACGGCCAGACGCTCACCGTCAAGGACTCCGCCCCTGGGAGCAGCGCGTCGACCACCAAGGTGAAGACCACCAGCAAGACCAAGTTCACCCAATCGGTCACCGGCAAGATCACCGACATCAAGGTGGGCGACCACGTGACGGCCACCGGCGACGACAGCAACGGCGGGGTGGCCGCGACGCGTGTGGTCGACAACGGGACCACGCAGACCCCGGACTTCCGGGCCCGACGCCAGAACAACCAGAGCAACCAGAACGGCCAGAGCAACCAGGCTGGACCGCAGGGCCAAGGCGGCCAGTTCACGGGCCCACCCAACGGGTCGAACGGGCAGGCCGGGCCGGCCATGACGTTCACGACGGGCACGGTGACGTCAGTCGACGGCACCAAGATCGTCATCAAGGACGCGAAGGGCCAGTCGAAGACGATCACCACGTCGTCGTCGACCACGTTCACGGTGGTGCGCACGGCCAAGCTGTCTGACCTGAAGGTGGGCGACACGGTGATCGCCACCGGCACCCGCTCGGGCTCGACGGTGACGGCCACGACGGTGCGGGAAGGCGACGCCGGCTTCGGCGGACCACGGTTCCAGTTCCAGGGTGGGCAGGCCCCTGGTTCGCAGGGCTCCGGCTCGCAGAGCTCCGGCACGCAGGGATCCGGCACGCAGGGCACCGGCGGATGA
- a CDS encoding SDR family NAD(P)-dependent oxidoreductase translates to MLDGKVAIVTGAGHGIGRGHALELAKHGAKVVVNDLGGSVHGEGSGKDADLTVELIRSRGGEAVGNYDDVGDYGGAGRMIAQAVDTYGQLDVLVNNAGIVRDGAIWNMSEADFDAVLRVHVKGTWAPCHHAARHWRERSKNGETFTGRVINTTSGAGLVGNFGQTNYATAKSGIAGLTLTLSLELYKLGVTVNCVGPAAATRLTGTMPNAPTVIEPDDVPDDEFNPMDPATSSPLVAWLASDESQLVTGQILRAVGADIVLMKGWAEGPSISTSTRWDATKLGQQLATDVFGVRAPGLRY, encoded by the coding sequence ATGCTCGACGGCAAGGTCGCGATCGTCACCGGCGCCGGCCACGGCATCGGGCGGGGTCACGCCTTGGAGCTGGCCAAGCACGGGGCGAAAGTGGTCGTCAACGACCTCGGCGGTTCGGTCCACGGCGAAGGCAGCGGCAAGGACGCCGACCTCACCGTGGAGCTGATCCGGTCCCGTGGCGGCGAGGCCGTCGGCAACTACGACGACGTCGGCGACTACGGCGGCGCCGGGCGGATGATCGCCCAGGCCGTCGACACGTACGGGCAGCTCGACGTGCTGGTCAACAACGCCGGCATCGTCCGCGACGGCGCCATCTGGAACATGTCCGAGGCCGACTTCGATGCGGTGCTGCGCGTGCACGTCAAGGGCACCTGGGCGCCGTGCCATCACGCGGCGCGCCACTGGCGGGAGCGATCCAAGAACGGGGAGACCTTCACTGGCCGGGTCATCAACACCACGTCCGGAGCCGGGCTGGTCGGCAACTTCGGCCAGACCAACTACGCCACCGCCAAGTCCGGCATCGCCGGCCTCACGCTCACCCTCAGTCTCGAGCTCTACAAGCTCGGCGTCACCGTGAACTGCGTCGGGCCTGCCGCGGCCACCCGTCTCACGGGCACGATGCCCAACGCGCCCACGGTCATCGAGCCCGACGACGTGCCCGACGACGAGTTCAACCCGATGGACCCGGCCACGTCGTCGCCGCTGGTGGCCTGGTTGGCGAGCGACGAGTCGCAGCTCGTGACCGGCCAGATCCTGCGCGCGGTGGGCGCCGACATCGTGTTGATGAAGGGTTGGGCGGAAGGACCGTCGATCTCGACCAGCACCCGTTGGGATGCCACGAAGCTCGGCCAGCAACTCGCCACCGACGTGTTCGGCGTCCGGGCGCCAGGGCTGCGGTATTGA
- a CDS encoding acyl-CoA dehydrogenase family protein translates to MTVTGPTVADDDFRDEVRTWLTERLEGSFAEVKGRGGPGDEHELFDERLAWEHELGRAGWIGLAWPVAAGGRGLPLARQVIWHEEYARAQGPGRLGHIGETLAGPTIIAFGTADQQARFLPGIRAGTELWCQGYSEPNAGSDLANVATRADLDGDQWSITGQKVWTSLAHWAQWCFVLARTDRAAPKHKGISYLLVPMDQPGIEVRPIRQATGTSEFNEVFFDDARTDTANVVGGVNNGWKVAMGTLAFERGASTLGQQLLFRNELDRIEAHARANGRIDDPVVRQRLARAEAGLRIMRWTALRVLAQAGAELPREALVTKLSWATWHRELGDLAMDVLGADALVGVGAPVSYELSSLQRLFLFSRSDTIYAGSNQIQRNIIGERGLGLPREPQEH, encoded by the coding sequence ATGACCGTCACCGGCCCGACCGTGGCCGACGACGACTTCCGTGACGAAGTCCGCACCTGGCTGACCGAGCGGCTCGAGGGGTCCTTCGCCGAGGTCAAGGGGCGTGGCGGCCCCGGCGACGAGCACGAGCTGTTCGACGAGCGGCTCGCCTGGGAGCACGAGCTCGGGCGCGCCGGTTGGATCGGTCTGGCCTGGCCGGTGGCGGCCGGGGGGCGAGGGCTGCCGCTCGCCCGGCAGGTGATCTGGCACGAGGAGTACGCCCGCGCGCAAGGGCCCGGGCGCCTCGGTCACATCGGCGAGACGTTGGCCGGGCCGACGATCATCGCGTTCGGCACGGCTGACCAGCAGGCCCGTTTCCTGCCCGGGATCCGCGCCGGCACCGAGCTGTGGTGCCAGGGGTACTCGGAGCCCAACGCCGGCAGCGACCTGGCGAACGTGGCAACGAGGGCCGACCTCGACGGCGACCAGTGGTCGATCACCGGGCAGAAAGTGTGGACGTCGCTGGCGCACTGGGCGCAGTGGTGCTTCGTGCTGGCCCGCACGGACCGCGCCGCCCCCAAGCACAAGGGCATCTCGTACCTGCTCGTGCCGATGGACCAGCCCGGCATCGAGGTCCGCCCCATCCGCCAGGCCACCGGCACGTCGGAGTTCAACGAAGTGTTCTTCGACGACGCACGCACCGACACCGCCAACGTGGTCGGTGGTGTCAACAACGGCTGGAAGGTGGCGATGGGCACGCTCGCGTTCGAGCGCGGCGCGTCGACGCTCGGCCAACAGCTGCTGTTTCGCAACGAGCTCGACCGCATCGAGGCACATGCCCGCGCCAACGGTCGCATCGACGATCCCGTGGTGCGGCAACGTCTGGCACGGGCCGAAGCCGGTCTGCGGATCATGCGGTGGACCGCGCTGCGGGTTCTGGCCCAGGCCGGCGCCGAACTGCCGCGCGAAGCGCTGGTGACCAAGCTGTCGTGGGCCACCTGGCACCGCGAGCTCGGCGACTTGGCGATGGACGTGCTCGGCGCCGACGCGCTCGTCGGCGTGGGCGCGCCCGTGAGCTACGAGCTGTCGTCGCTCCAGCGGTTGTTCCTGTTCAGCCGCTCGGACACCATCTACGCCGGGTCGAACCAGATCCAGCGCAACATCATCGGCGAGCGGGGCCTCGGGCTCCCGCGCGAACCCCAGGAGCACTGA
- a CDS encoding SDR family oxidoreductase has translation MPAPAPEYVPAHALLAGKTVVVTAAAGTGIGFAVAKRAAEEGARLVISDAHERRLGEAADALAEVAGERPGTVRCDVTQEADVAALFAGAVDHFGGIDVLINNAGLGGTSDLVDMTDEQWDKVIDVTLNGTFRAMRAGLRHMYERGSGVIVNNASVLGWRAQQGQAHYAAAKAGVMALTRCAAIEAAPHGVRVNAVAPSLAMHPFLAKVTSDELLAELEQREAFGRAAEPWEVANVMVFLASDYSTYMTGEVVAVSSQHP, from the coding sequence ATGCCGGCACCTGCCCCCGAGTACGTCCCCGCCCACGCTCTGCTCGCGGGCAAGACGGTGGTGGTCACCGCGGCTGCCGGGACGGGCATCGGGTTCGCGGTGGCCAAGCGGGCTGCCGAGGAAGGCGCACGCCTGGTGATCTCCGACGCGCACGAACGGCGGCTCGGAGAGGCGGCCGACGCGCTCGCCGAGGTGGCAGGCGAGCGGCCCGGCACGGTGCGGTGCGACGTCACCCAGGAGGCGGACGTGGCGGCGCTGTTCGCCGGCGCGGTCGACCACTTCGGCGGGATCGACGTGTTGATCAACAACGCCGGACTCGGCGGAACGTCCGACCTGGTCGACATGACCGACGAGCAGTGGGACAAGGTCATCGACGTCACGTTGAACGGCACGTTCCGCGCCATGCGGGCCGGCCTGCGCCACATGTACGAGCGCGGCAGCGGCGTCATCGTGAACAACGCGTCGGTGCTCGGTTGGCGCGCGCAACAGGGCCAGGCCCACTATGCCGCGGCCAAGGCGGGGGTCATGGCCCTCACCCGTTGCGCGGCGATCGAGGCGGCACCCCACGGCGTGCGGGTGAATGCCGTGGCGCCGAGCTTGGCGATGCACCCGTTCCTGGCGAAGGTCACGAGCGACGAGCTGCTGGCCGAGCTCGAGCAGCGTGAGGCGTTCGGGCGGGCGGCGGAGCCCTGGGAAGTCGCCAACGTCATGGTGTTCCTCGCCTCGGACTACTCGACGTACATGACCGGCGAAGTGGTCGCGGTGTCGTCGCAGCACCCGTGA
- the rsgA gene encoding ribosome small subunit-dependent GTPase A: MERLTTFGWDDGWADAFAAVAPDGAMPGRVVQGGQDRVLVATEEGDDFAGASELPVVGDWVALTAGVDDDPRFQVAAVLPRRSTLVRHRSRGVARPHVLAANADVVFVVAGLDKPLNPERIDRELVTAWQSGAEPIVVVTKADLLDPALDLEEVVAGLQLRVGARHRIVVTSSTDGRGIEELRRELSTPELPHATAVLFGPSGAGKSTLANRLIGEDVLATGAVRERDLKGRHTTTNRHLKSVPGGGVLLDTPGLRSMGLWEVDDGLFLAFRDLEDLAADCRFSSCTHSSEPGCVIRAAVEAGDVDPDRVANWQKLNDEFDALVSPEAQAARRPGRPRR; the protein is encoded by the coding sequence GTGGAGCGGCTCACGACCTTCGGCTGGGACGACGGCTGGGCCGACGCGTTCGCCGCGGTCGCGCCGGACGGTGCGATGCCTGGCCGGGTGGTGCAAGGAGGGCAGGACCGCGTGCTGGTCGCCACGGAGGAAGGCGACGACTTCGCGGGTGCGTCCGAGCTGCCGGTGGTGGGCGACTGGGTCGCGCTCACGGCCGGGGTCGACGACGACCCGCGCTTCCAGGTGGCGGCGGTTCTGCCGCGCCGGTCGACGCTGGTGCGACACCGCAGCCGCGGCGTCGCGCGGCCGCACGTGCTGGCCGCCAACGCCGACGTGGTCTTCGTGGTGGCGGGCCTCGACAAGCCCCTCAACCCCGAACGCATCGACCGCGAGCTGGTCACTGCCTGGCAGAGCGGCGCGGAGCCGATCGTCGTCGTCACCAAGGCCGACCTGCTCGACCCCGCCCTCGACCTCGAGGAGGTGGTCGCCGGGCTGCAGCTACGGGTCGGCGCGCGACACCGCATCGTGGTCACGTCGTCGACCGACGGGCGGGGGATCGAGGAGCTGCGCCGGGAGCTGTCCACTCCTGAGCTCCCGCATGCCACCGCGGTCCTGTTCGGGCCGTCAGGTGCCGGCAAGTCCACGTTGGCCAACCGGCTGATCGGCGAGGACGTGCTGGCCACTGGCGCGGTCCGCGAGCGCGACTTGAAGGGACGGCACACCACCACGAACCGGCACCTGAAGTCGGTGCCCGGCGGCGGGGTCCTGCTCGACACACCGGGCTTGCGTTCGATGGGGCTGTGGGAGGTCGACGACGGCCTGTTCCTGGCCTTCCGCGACCTCGAGGACCTCGCGGCCGACTGTCGCTTCTCGAGCTGCACGCACTCGAGCGAGCCGGGTTGCGTGATCCGCGCGGCCGTCGAGGCGGGCGACGTCGATCCCGACCGCGTGGCGAACTGGCAGAAGTTGAACGACGAGTTCGACGCGTTGGTCTCGCCCGAAGCCCAGGCGGCGCGGCGCCCCGGGAGGCCCCGTCGCTGA
- a CDS encoding lipid-transfer protein yields MVDTQSVVVLGAGMHPWGKWGRNFVEYGLVAAQAALDDAGVGWRDIQFVSGAETIRNGYPGFVTGGTMAQALGWTGCRVASSYSACASGATALDAARTRILAGLCDVALVVGADTTPKGFFAPVGGDRPDDPDWLRFRLVGATNPSYFALHARRRIDLYGATPDDFALVKIKNARHGLENPNARYRKEVTAADIAASPMVSNPLRLLDICATSDGAAAVVLCSTEFAKRHASAAGTSGAPVRIGAVSTVTPSYPDTTMDLPYLATDSSAAAPAPARRFKATIAQACYEEAGIGPDDVDVAEVYDLSTALELDWYEDIGLCEPGEAEKLIRNGETTIGGRIPVNPSGGLACFGEAIPAQAIAQVCELTWQLRGQATGRQVEGARVGVTANQGLFGHGSSVLLVR; encoded by the coding sequence ATGGTCGACACGCAGTCCGTGGTCGTCCTCGGGGCGGGCATGCACCCGTGGGGCAAGTGGGGCCGCAACTTCGTCGAGTACGGCCTGGTCGCGGCGCAAGCCGCGCTCGACGATGCCGGCGTCGGCTGGCGCGACATCCAGTTCGTGTCGGGGGCCGAGACGATCCGCAACGGCTACCCCGGCTTCGTCACCGGCGGCACCATGGCGCAGGCGCTGGGCTGGACCGGCTGCCGCGTGGCATCGAGCTACTCGGCGTGCGCGTCGGGCGCCACCGCGCTCGACGCCGCCCGCACCCGCATCCTCGCCGGCTTGTGCGACGTGGCCCTCGTGGTCGGCGCCGACACCACACCCAAAGGGTTCTTCGCGCCCGTTGGCGGCGACCGCCCTGACGATCCCGATTGGCTGCGGTTCCGCCTCGTCGGCGCCACCAACCCCAGCTACTTCGCGCTCCACGCCCGGCGCCGCATCGACCTGTACGGCGCGACCCCCGACGACTTCGCGCTGGTGAAGATCAAGAACGCACGTCACGGTCTCGAGAACCCCAACGCGCGGTACCGCAAGGAGGTCACCGCCGCCGACATCGCCGCCTCGCCGATGGTGTCGAACCCGCTGCGACTGCTCGACATCTGCGCGACCTCCGATGGCGCCGCCGCAGTGGTGCTGTGCTCGACCGAGTTCGCCAAGCGCCACGCATCGGCCGCCGGCACCTCGGGCGCGCCCGTGCGGATCGGCGCGGTCTCCACGGTGACGCCGAGCTACCCCGACACCACCATGGACCTCCCGTATCTGGCCACCGACTCGTCGGCTGCCGCGCCGGCGCCGGCCCGGCGCTTCAAGGCCACCATCGCCCAGGCGTGCTACGAGGAAGCCGGTATCGGGCCCGACGACGTCGACGTCGCCGAGGTCTACGACTTGTCGACCGCCCTCGAGCTCGACTGGTACGAGGACATCGGGCTGTGCGAGCCCGGTGAGGCCGAGAAGCTCATCCGCAACGGGGAGACCACCATCGGCGGCCGCATCCCCGTGAACCCGTCCGGCGGGCTCGCCTGCTTCGGCGAGGCGATCCCCGCCCAGGCGATCGCCCAGGTGTGCGAGCTCACGTGGCAGCTGCGAGGCCAGGCCACCGGCCGTCAGGTCGAGGGCGCGCGCGTGGGCGTCACCGCCAACCAGGGCCTGTTCGGCCACGGCAGCTCCGTGCTGCTGGTGCGCTGA
- a CDS encoding OB-fold domain-containing protein yields the protein MSNLTRVPAVGAEGWFTYDTASPALVGQRCDGCGTYVFPKASGMCRNPDCTSTSFTEVELSRRGTVWSYADAQYQPPSPFVVPGPEFEPYALAAVELAHEGLIVLGQVVAGVGVDTLKVGQEMELAVEPLFADDEHEYLVWKWAPVGQEAS from the coding sequence ATGAGCAACCTCACGAGAGTTCCCGCGGTCGGGGCAGAAGGCTGGTTCACGTACGACACGGCAAGCCCCGCGCTCGTGGGCCAGCGGTGCGACGGGTGCGGCACGTACGTGTTCCCGAAAGCGTCGGGCATGTGCCGCAACCCCGACTGCACGAGCACGTCGTTCACCGAGGTCGAGCTGTCGCGTCGCGGCACGGTCTGGTCCTACGCCGACGCGCAGTACCAACCGCCCTCGCCGTTCGTGGTGCCGGGGCCCGAGTTCGAGCCGTACGCGCTGGCCGCCGTCGAGCTCGCCCACGAGGGGCTCATCGTGTTGGGTCAGGTCGTCGCAGGAGTGGGGGTCGACACCCTCAAAGTCGGCCAGGAGATGGAGCTCGCGGTCGAGCCGCTGTTCGCCGACGACGAGCACGAGTACCTGGTGTGGAAGTGGGCGCCGGTCGGGCAGGAGGCGAGCTGA
- a CDS encoding SDR family oxidoreductase — protein MTIQLDLTGRVAVVTGGTRGVGLGITDRLLAAGATVVTCGRTEPAPDALPDGASFVACDVRDPEAVDGLVTGIVDQHGSLDIAVNNAGGSPAVPATEASPRFTDAIVRLNLLAAIHVATRANAQMQTQAGGGVIVNIGSRSGMRATPLTAAYGAAKAALLNLTETLAMEWAPKVRVVAVSAGIVRTEGFEDYYGGPEGAAAVSAMVPMGRVAEPADVGNAVAFVASPLGGFISGANLVVDGGGERLAFAQHLSTSSGAQ, from the coding sequence ATGACGATCCAGCTCGACCTGACCGGCCGTGTCGCCGTGGTCACCGGCGGCACCCGCGGAGTGGGTCTCGGGATCACCGACCGGCTCCTCGCGGCCGGGGCCACCGTCGTGACCTGTGGTCGCACCGAACCCGCCCCCGACGCGCTCCCCGACGGCGCGTCCTTCGTGGCCTGCGACGTGCGCGACCCCGAGGCGGTCGACGGTCTCGTGACCGGCATCGTCGACCAGCACGGATCGCTCGACATCGCGGTGAACAACGCCGGCGGGTCCCCCGCAGTCCCCGCCACCGAGGCGTCGCCGCGCTTCACCGACGCGATCGTGCGCCTGAACCTCCTCGCCGCGATCCATGTCGCCACCCGCGCCAACGCGCAGATGCAGACCCAGGCCGGCGGCGGTGTCATCGTGAACATCGGCAGCCGCTCGGGAATGCGCGCCACCCCGCTGACCGCGGCGTACGGCGCCGCGAAAGCCGCCCTGCTCAACCTCACCGAGACCCTCGCCATGGAGTGGGCGCCGAAAGTCCGGGTGGTCGCGGTGTCGGCCGGGATCGTCCGCACCGAAGGGTTCGAGGACTACTACGGCGGGCCCGAAGGTGCCGCCGCCGTGAGCGCCATGGTGCCGATGGGGCGCGTGGCGGAGCCCGCCGATGTCGGCAACGCCGTGGCGTTCGTCGCGTCGCCGCTCGGCGGGTTCATCAGCGGCGCGAACCTGGTCGTCGACGGCGGCGGCGAGCGGCTCGCGTTCGCGCAACACCTCTCCACATCATCAGGAGCGCAATGA
- a CDS encoding enoyl-CoA hydratase family protein, which yields MGTSHQVDDRGIAEVVMDNPPVNALTVAGWFDLAAQIRSLGHDPAVRVVVLRAEGKGFNAGVDIKEMQATEGFDALIGANRGCFEAFAAVYECEVPVIAAVNGYCLGGGVGLVGNADIVVAADDATFGLPEVDRGALGAATHLSRLVPQHKMRAMVYTAATVTAAELHEFGSVLAVVPAAELRDKAFEVATQIADKSPVVIRAAKESLNGIDLWDVRRSYRYEQGFTFELNLAGVADEARDAFVETGRAADFGPDDET from the coding sequence ATGGGGACTTCCCATCAGGTCGACGACCGCGGCATCGCCGAGGTGGTCATGGACAACCCGCCGGTCAACGCGTTGACCGTGGCGGGATGGTTCGACCTCGCCGCGCAGATCCGATCGCTCGGCCACGACCCGGCCGTGCGGGTGGTCGTGCTGCGCGCCGAAGGCAAGGGCTTCAACGCGGGCGTCGACATCAAGGAGATGCAGGCCACCGAAGGGTTCGACGCCCTGATCGGCGCCAACCGTGGTTGCTTCGAGGCGTTCGCCGCCGTCTACGAGTGTGAGGTCCCGGTGATCGCGGCCGTCAACGGCTATTGCCTCGGCGGCGGAGTCGGGTTGGTCGGCAACGCCGACATCGTGGTCGCTGCCGACGACGCCACGTTCGGTCTGCCCGAAGTCGACCGGGGCGCGCTGGGCGCCGCCACCCATCTCAGCCGCCTGGTGCCGCAGCACAAGATGCGGGCGATGGTGTACACCGCGGCCACCGTCACGGCAGCGGAGCTGCACGAGTTCGGTTCGGTGCTGGCAGTGGTGCCCGCGGCCGAGCTGCGCGACAAGGCGTTCGAGGTGGCGACGCAGATCGCCGACAAGAGCCCGGTCGTGATCCGCGCGGCGAAGGAGTCCTTGAACGGCATCGACTTGTGGGACGTGCGGCGCAGCTACCGCTACGAGCAGGGCTTCACGTTCGAGCTGAACTTGGCGGGGGTGGCCGACGAAGCCCGCGATGCGTTCGTCGAGACCGGACGCGCTGCCGACTTCGGGCCGGACGACGAGACGTGA
- a CDS encoding CoA-transferase, translating to MSTDKRLSEDEVVARLESGMTVGIGGWGSRRKPMSMIRAICRSDVRDLRVVAFGGPDVGLLCSAGKVREVVFAFVAADVAGATNKHSPTLEPHFRRARQDGAVSAVEYDEGQVLLGLQAAAWRVPFLPTRVGLGSDVFRTTPELATVTSPYPGPDGVGEELVAMPALELDAALCHLDVADARGNAAFLGPDLYFDDLMLAAARTGGRFISTDRVVPTAQLAEIAGTELRLRVNRMMVDGVVERDGAAHFTAAEPRHPRDEAVQQAYFAAAKSPEAWEEFRAEYVDVDEDTYQATVRAQGEGGAR from the coding sequence GTGAGCACCGACAAGCGGTTGAGCGAGGACGAGGTCGTCGCCCGGCTCGAGTCGGGGATGACGGTCGGCATCGGCGGGTGGGGGAGCCGCCGCAAGCCGATGTCGATGATCCGCGCCATCTGCCGGTCGGACGTGCGCGACTTGCGGGTCGTGGCGTTCGGCGGGCCCGATGTCGGGCTGTTGTGCTCGGCGGGCAAAGTGCGCGAGGTCGTGTTCGCGTTCGTGGCTGCCGACGTGGCGGGCGCCACCAACAAGCACAGCCCGACCCTCGAGCCGCACTTTCGCAGAGCACGTCAGGATGGCGCCGTGTCTGCCGTCGAGTACGACGAAGGCCAAGTGCTGCTCGGCCTGCAAGCCGCGGCGTGGCGGGTGCCGTTCCTGCCGACCCGGGTGGGCTTGGGCTCCGACGTGTTCCGCACGACCCCGGAGCTTGCCACCGTCACGTCGCCGTACCCCGGGCCCGACGGCGTGGGGGAGGAGCTGGTGGCGATGCCCGCGCTCGAGCTCGACGCCGCCCTCTGCCACCTCGACGTGGCCGACGCCCGCGGCAACGCCGCGTTCTTGGGTCCCGACTTGTACTTCGACGACCTCATGCTCGCGGCGGCCAGGACCGGCGGTCGCTTCATCTCGACCGATCGGGTGGTGCCCACCGCGCAGCTCGCCGAGATCGCCGGCACCGAGTTGCGGCTGCGGGTGAACCGGATGATGGTCGACGGCGTCGTGGAGCGCGACGGCGCCGCGCACTTCACGGCGGCGGAGCCACGCCACCCACGCGACGAAGCGGTGCAGCAGGCCTATTTCGCGGCGGCCAAGAGCCCCGAAGCGTGGGAGGAGTTCCGCGCCGAGTACGTCGACGTCGACGAGGACACGTATCAGGCGACCGTGCGCGCCCAAGGCGAAGGAGGTGCCCGGTGA
- a CDS encoding CoA-transferase: MSDAQGRELGSPTRAEVCAVAVAECFRGDGELLANPIGTVPMVGGRLARATFEPDLMMTDGEALLIANDEAFAWPGGRVVEFANSYRSMFDIVWSGRRHVMMGATQVDQYGNQNISALGPDLARPKVQLLGLRGAPGNTINDTTSYWVANHSPRVFVDHVDVVCGIGYDRAAQLGPVAARYHEIRRVISNLGVFDFDTPDHRMQLRSLHPGVTVDEVVDATGFELAIPDGLSESRLPTDDELHLLRHVIDPTGEIEREVPSS, encoded by the coding sequence GTGAGCGACGCGCAGGGACGCGAGCTCGGCTCGCCGACGCGAGCCGAAGTGTGCGCGGTTGCCGTCGCCGAGTGCTTCCGAGGTGACGGTGAGCTGCTGGCCAACCCGATCGGGACCGTGCCGATGGTCGGCGGTCGCCTGGCGCGGGCCACGTTCGAGCCGGACCTGATGATGACCGACGGTGAAGCGCTGCTGATCGCCAACGACGAGGCCTTCGCCTGGCCCGGCGGCCGCGTCGTCGAGTTCGCCAACAGCTACCGCTCGATGTTCGACATCGTCTGGTCGGGACGCCGGCACGTGATGATGGGCGCGACCCAGGTCGACCAGTACGGCAACCAGAACATCTCCGCGCTCGGTCCCGACCTCGCTCGACCGAAAGTCCAACTCCTCGGCCTGCGCGGCGCGCCCGGCAACACGATCAACGACACCACCAGCTACTGGGTGGCCAACCACTCGCCGCGGGTGTTCGTCGACCACGTCGACGTCGTCTGCGGGATCGGTTACGACCGGGCGGCGCAGCTCGGGCCGGTGGCCGCCCGCTACCACGAGATCCGCCGCGTGATCTCCAACCTCGGTGTGTTCGACTTCGACACCCCAGACCACCGGATGCAGCTCCGCTCGCTCCACCCCGGCGTGACCGTCGACGAAGTGGTCGACGCAACCGGGTTCGAGCTCGCCATCCCCGACGGCCTGTCCGAGTCGCGCCTGCCGACCGACGATGAGCTGCACCTCTTGCGCCACGTCATCGACCCGACCGGCGAGATCGAGCGCGAGGTGCCGAGCTCGTGA